One Agrobacterium vaccinii DNA window includes the following coding sequences:
- a CDS encoding ABC-F family ATP-binding cassette domain-containing protein has translation MAPPILKLDDIKLTFGVTPLLDGANLQVEPGDRICLVGRNGSGKSTLMKIAAGLVEAQSGEVFRHPSATIRYLEQAPDFAGFETVQAYAEAGLGPGDDAYRVTYLLEHLGLTGQEHPSSLSGGEARRAALVRVMAPEPDILMLDEPTNHLDLPTIEWLEGELQQTRSALVLISHDRRFLEKVSTATVWLDRGTSRRLSRGFAHFEEWRDKVLEEEELEQHKLGKAIEREEHWMRYGVTARRKRNMRRVGELRDMRAAYRGHNGPQGTVQATAAEGRESGKLVIEAEAITKSYGERTIVAPFSLRVHRGDCIGFVGPNGAGKTTLLKMLTGELAPDSGTVKLGTKLEIATLDQKREDLNLEDTLAHYLTDGRGENLLVNGEVKHVTGYMKDFLFQPEQARTPIRKLSGGERARLMLARILAKPTNLLILDEPTNDLDIETLDLLQEIVAGFSGTVILVSHDRDFLDRTVTSTIAPANPDAPDGRWVEYAGGYSDMMAQRKGASDEKKRAEKQDKAKTSTSSGGEPAKGKVKLSFKQKFALENLPKEMEKAQAEIAKREERMADPQLFAKNPTAFNTLADEMSKLREKLEAMEEEWLELEMLREEMES, from the coding sequence TTGGCACCCCCGATTCTGAAACTCGACGACATCAAGCTGACATTTGGCGTGACCCCGCTGCTCGACGGTGCAAACCTGCAAGTGGAACCGGGCGACCGCATCTGCCTTGTCGGACGCAATGGTTCCGGCAAATCGACGCTGATGAAAATTGCTGCCGGTCTGGTGGAAGCGCAATCGGGCGAGGTTTTCCGCCATCCGTCTGCGACGATCCGGTATCTGGAGCAGGCGCCGGATTTTGCCGGTTTCGAGACGGTTCAAGCCTATGCGGAAGCGGGTCTGGGACCGGGCGACGATGCTTATCGCGTCACCTATCTGCTTGAGCATCTGGGGCTGACGGGGCAGGAGCATCCATCCAGCCTTTCGGGCGGAGAGGCGCGCCGGGCAGCGCTTGTGCGCGTCATGGCGCCCGAACCCGATATTTTGATGCTCGACGAGCCCACCAACCATCTCGACCTGCCGACCATTGAGTGGCTGGAAGGAGAATTGCAGCAGACACGCAGCGCGCTGGTTCTGATTTCGCACGACCGTCGTTTTCTCGAAAAAGTCTCGACCGCTACCGTCTGGCTCGATCGCGGTACGTCGCGCCGTCTCAGCCGTGGCTTTGCCCATTTCGAGGAATGGCGCGACAAGGTGCTGGAAGAGGAAGAGCTGGAGCAGCACAAGCTCGGCAAGGCCATCGAGCGCGAAGAACACTGGATGCGGTATGGTGTCACCGCCCGCCGCAAGCGCAACATGCGCCGTGTGGGTGAGTTGCGCGATATGCGGGCTGCCTACCGTGGTCACAACGGCCCGCAAGGCACCGTTCAGGCGACGGCAGCCGAGGGGCGCGAATCCGGCAAGCTGGTCATCGAGGCCGAGGCCATCACCAAATCCTATGGCGAGCGGACCATCGTTGCGCCGTTTTCGCTGCGGGTCCACCGGGGCGATTGCATCGGCTTCGTAGGTCCCAACGGTGCAGGCAAGACGACATTGCTGAAAATGCTGACGGGCGAGTTGGCGCCCGATAGCGGCACGGTCAAGCTCGGCACCAAACTGGAAATCGCAACGCTCGACCAGAAGCGTGAAGACCTGAACCTCGAGGACACGCTCGCCCATTATTTGACGGACGGGCGTGGCGAAAACCTTCTCGTCAACGGCGAAGTGAAGCATGTCACGGGTTACATGAAGGATTTCCTGTTCCAGCCGGAGCAGGCCCGCACGCCCATTCGCAAATTGTCCGGTGGCGAGCGCGCGCGCTTGATGCTGGCACGTATTCTGGCAAAGCCGACCAATCTTCTGATCCTCGACGAACCGACCAACGATCTCGACATCGAAACGCTCGATCTGTTGCAGGAGATCGTCGCTGGCTTCTCTGGCACCGTCATTCTGGTCAGCCACGACCGCGACTTCCTCGACCGCACTGTGACATCGACGATTGCGCCCGCAAACCCGGATGCGCCTGACGGTCGTTGGGTCGAGTATGCCGGTGGTTATTCCGACATGATGGCGCAGCGCAAAGGTGCGTCCGACGAAAAGAAGAGAGCGGAAAAGCAGGACAAGGCGAAGACCTCGACGTCATCCGGGGGGGAGCCCGCGAAGGGTAAGGTAAAGCTGTCCTTCAAGCAGAAGTTCGCTCTGGAGAACCTGCCCAAGGAGATGGAAAAGGCTCAAGCCGAAATCGCCAAGCGTGAAGAACGCATGGCCGATCCGCAACTTTTTGCCAAGAACCCGACGGCCTTCAACACGCTGGCAGATGAAATGTCGAAGCTGCGCGAAAAGCTGGAAGCCATGGAAGAAGAATGGCTGGAGCTGGAAATGCTGCGCGAAGAAATGGAGAGCTGA
- a CDS encoding VOC family protein — MRMIFINLPVKNIETSKVFFTGLGFSFNPEYSDERTLCMIVEKNIFVMLLQEDRFREFINGDIADATSTKEVLNCLSAGSREEIDKMLATALASGGREWKPVQDHGFMYGGSFQDPDGHVWELVHMTEQA, encoded by the coding sequence ATGCGCATGATTTTCATCAACCTGCCGGTCAAGAACATCGAGACATCCAAGGTCTTTTTCACGGGTCTGGGCTTCAGCTTCAACCCGGAATATTCCGACGAGCGCACCTTGTGCATGATCGTTGAGAAGAACATCTTCGTGATGTTGCTTCAGGAAGATCGCTTCCGCGAATTCATCAATGGCGATATCGCCGATGCGACCAGCACCAAGGAAGTGTTGAATTGCCTGTCTGCCGGGAGCCGCGAAGAAATCGACAAGATGCTGGCAACGGCACTCGCATCCGGCGGTCGGGAATGGAAGCCGGTGCAGGATCATGGTTTCATGTATGGCGGCAGCTTTCAGGACCCGGATGGTCACGTCTGGGAACTGGTTCATATGACCGAGCAAGCTTGA